From the Halorubellus sp. JP-L1 genome, one window contains:
- a CDS encoding PHP domain-containing protein: protein MDVGALVGDVRATETVFCPASAPPVSVFDCDLHTHSRFFHRDPAFAAGFDPHSVRATLAIARRRGLDGVAVTNHDFFRPETLVSDACIPGIEISTTEGHLLVVGPNPPDRTDPGVLSPHEAVELAHDHGCVAIVAHPFRNSRLRESDADFDAIEINGKHPEYRRRIERIASDRDIPVVGGSDAHLPFEVGRLSTRLDVDELTPEAVVDAVRDGRVEPVVRDGRLTRALGAAYSTIHRVRGHL, encoded by the coding sequence ATGGATGTCGGAGCGCTCGTCGGCGACGTCCGGGCGACCGAAACCGTCTTTTGTCCGGCGAGCGCCCCACCAGTATCCGTGTTCGACTGCGACCTCCACACCCACAGCCGGTTCTTCCATCGCGACCCGGCGTTCGCAGCGGGCTTCGACCCCCACAGCGTGCGGGCGACGCTCGCCATAGCGCGCCGACGCGGACTGGACGGGGTCGCAGTCACCAACCACGACTTCTTTCGGCCGGAGACGCTGGTGAGCGACGCCTGCATCCCGGGTATCGAGATCTCGACGACGGAGGGGCACCTGCTCGTCGTCGGGCCGAACCCGCCCGATAGAACCGACCCTGGGGTACTCTCCCCGCACGAGGCCGTCGAACTCGCACACGACCACGGCTGCGTCGCGATCGTCGCGCACCCGTTCCGGAACAGCCGCCTTCGGGAGAGCGACGCCGACTTCGACGCGATCGAGATCAACGGCAAACACCCCGAGTATCGCCGGCGCATCGAACGTATCGCCAGCGACCGTGACATCCCCGTCGTCGGTGGGAGCGACGCGCACTTGCCCTTCGAGGTCGGGCGGCTCTCGACGCGCCTCGACGTCGACGAGCTGACCCCCGAAGCAGTGGTCGATGCCGTCCGCGACGGCCGGGTCGAACCGGTCGTCCGCGACGGCCGGCTGACGCGCGCTCTCGGGGCGGCGTACTCGACGATCCACCGCGTCCGCGGCCATCTGTAG
- a CDS encoding SDR family oxidoreductase codes for MTRTTGGEPSTTAVAQSTGRRAALGLKSRGGTPVSSGAGGGQWSTLRSSGRCVLVRQQLWDLGECIQEMLSDRVYVVAGGGNGIGKAAAVELGRHGATVVVNDLGVDVHGEESDDGSLDDVIEEVEAVGGTATAHYGDVSSLEYTERLVEETHGTYGRLDGVANFAGILKDALSYKMTGEEWDDVIRVHLRGHFSLLRNAGSHWREIAEDDVDRPQRSFLSVTSRSALGNAGQANYSAAKAGILGLTRTTAQELYRHDVRVNALMPTAFTRMIEDIPESQRSFDEEEMPASKIAPVVAFLMSDDATDVTGCTIRAAGDSIGIVSNPELTRVGYSTDGWSVEELQEHFHDAVGSGTNLKKTSREF; via the coding sequence ATGACGCGAACGACGGGTGGTGAACCGTCGACGACGGCCGTCGCACAATCAACCGGCCGTAGGGCCGCGCTCGGTCTGAAATCCCGTGGCGGGACTCCCGTGTCTTCAGGTGCGGGAGGAGGTCAATGGTCGACGCTTCGTTCGTCGGGCAGATGCGTCCTTGTACGTCAACAGTTATGGGACCTCGGCGAGTGTATTCAGGAGATGCTGTCAGACCGCGTCTACGTAGTCGCAGGTGGCGGTAACGGAATCGGGAAGGCAGCGGCCGTCGAACTCGGCCGTCACGGAGCAACGGTGGTGGTCAACGACCTCGGCGTCGACGTCCACGGGGAGGAGAGCGACGACGGGTCGCTGGACGACGTGATCGAGGAGGTGGAGGCCGTCGGTGGTACGGCCACCGCCCACTACGGCGACGTCAGCTCACTCGAGTACACGGAGCGACTCGTCGAAGAAACCCACGGGACGTACGGGCGGCTCGACGGCGTTGCGAACTTCGCCGGTATCCTCAAGGACGCCCTCTCGTACAAGATGACGGGCGAAGAGTGGGACGACGTCATCCGGGTCCACCTCCGCGGGCACTTCTCACTCCTGCGGAACGCCGGTTCGCACTGGCGCGAGATTGCTGAAGACGACGTGGACCGCCCGCAGCGGTCGTTCCTCTCCGTGACGAGTCGCTCGGCGCTCGGGAACGCTGGTCAGGCCAACTACTCTGCAGCGAAGGCGGGTATTCTTGGCCTCACTAGAACTACAGCGCAGGAACTCTATCGACACGACGTCCGTGTCAACGCCCTGATGCCGACGGCGTTCACCCGGATGATAGAGGATATCCCGGAGAGCCAGCGGTCGTTCGACGAGGAGGAGATGCCGGCGTCGAAGATCGCGCCAGTCGTCGCATTCCTCATGAGCGATGACGCGACGGACGTCACCGGCTGCACGATACGCGCCGCAGGCGATTCGATTGGCATCGTCTCGAACCCCGAACTCACCCGCGTCGGCTACAGCACCGACGGCTGGTCGGTCGAGGAACTTCAGGAGCACTTCCACGACGCCGTCGGGAGCGGGACGAACCTGAAGAAGACCAGTCGGGAATTCTAG
- a CDS encoding SLC13 family permease: protein MAVPPMSTEMLVVFGLIGAALVLFVTELVPSDMTAIGVLVSLVVLESWTGVGARDAISGFASSATITIVAMYILSAGIQKTGLVERLGVYLARFTNGSESRLLGATVGSTGVSAGIINNTPVVAVFIPMITGLAERSGISPSKLLLPLSYAAMLGGTLTLIGTSTNILASDLSRELLGQPLSMFEFTKLGVVVLAVGSLYLLTVGRRLTPARIDPIADFTEEFGLEDHLTRLRVRESSPLTGLALADADAEIDVGADADLDILQLERGTETFLASGSDQTVEAGDVLTVRANTQIATHVASQYDLQHQPRAAVTELELTAEDDAGTLAEVVILPESRFVGETVLDTKLAELFETTTLAVRRGDALYRDGLDERELRSGDVLLLQTTPGAIEYLSERGDVVVTEAAEEPLVSEDEPAEAIAPLSSHTPIAAGIMLAVIGVAALDVLPIVIAALGGVVAMVITDCIDTNEAYDAVSWNIIFLLAGVIPLGLAMQRTGGDEFIAAVLVQSASVLPVIAVLALFYLLTGLLANVITPVASVVLMIPIAVDTAERIGANGLAFLLAVMFAGSAAFMTPIGYQTNLMVYGPGGYRFTDYLRVGGPLQVLTATVTTLGIAYFWGVT, encoded by the coding sequence ATGGCCGTTCCCCCGATGTCGACGGAGATGCTCGTCGTCTTCGGACTCATCGGGGCCGCACTCGTCCTGTTCGTGACGGAACTCGTCCCGAGCGACATGACCGCGATCGGGGTCCTGGTGTCGCTCGTCGTCCTGGAGTCGTGGACGGGCGTGGGGGCGCGCGACGCGATCTCCGGGTTCGCGAGCAGTGCGACGATCACGATCGTCGCGATGTACATCCTCAGCGCGGGCATCCAGAAGACGGGGCTCGTCGAGCGTCTCGGCGTCTACCTCGCTCGATTCACGAATGGAAGCGAGTCACGATTGCTCGGCGCGACCGTCGGGTCGACGGGCGTCAGCGCGGGCATCATCAACAACACGCCGGTCGTGGCGGTGTTCATCCCGATGATAACGGGGCTCGCCGAACGGAGCGGGATCTCGCCGTCGAAGCTCCTCCTGCCGCTGTCGTACGCCGCGATGCTCGGCGGGACGCTGACGCTCATCGGAACCAGCACGAACATCCTCGCGAGCGACCTGTCGCGGGAACTGCTCGGGCAGCCGCTGTCGATGTTCGAGTTCACGAAGCTCGGCGTCGTCGTGCTCGCCGTCGGCAGCCTCTACCTCCTCACCGTCGGGCGACGACTCACGCCGGCGCGCATCGACCCGATCGCGGACTTCACCGAGGAGTTCGGGCTCGAGGATCACTTGACTCGACTTCGCGTCCGGGAGTCGTCGCCGCTGACCGGACTGGCGCTCGCCGACGCGGACGCCGAGATCGACGTGGGTGCGGACGCCGACCTCGACATCCTCCAGCTGGAACGTGGCACGGAGACGTTCTTGGCGTCGGGCTCGGACCAGACCGTCGAAGCCGGGGACGTCCTCACGGTGCGTGCGAACACGCAAATCGCGACGCACGTCGCGTCCCAGTACGACCTCCAGCACCAGCCGCGAGCGGCGGTGACGGAACTCGAACTGACGGCCGAGGACGACGCGGGGACGCTCGCCGAGGTCGTGATCCTCCCGGAGTCGCGGTTCGTCGGCGAGACCGTCCTCGACACGAAGCTCGCGGAGCTGTTCGAGACGACGACGCTCGCTGTGCGTCGCGGCGACGCCCTCTACCGCGACGGACTCGACGAGCGGGAACTCCGATCGGGGGACGTTCTCCTGTTACAGACGACGCCCGGCGCGATCGAGTACCTGAGCGAGCGCGGGGACGTCGTCGTCACGGAAGCAGCAGAGGAGCCGCTGGTCAGCGAGGACGAGCCCGCGGAGGCGATCGCGCCGCTGTCCTCGCACACGCCGATCGCGGCCGGCATCATGCTGGCGGTCATCGGCGTCGCGGCGCTCGACGTGCTCCCGATCGTCATCGCCGCACTCGGCGGCGTCGTCGCGATGGTCATCACGGACTGCATCGACACGAACGAGGCGTACGACGCGGTCAGCTGGAACATCATCTTCCTGCTCGCGGGCGTCATCCCGCTCGGGCTGGCGATGCAACGCACGGGCGGCGACGAGTTCATCGCCGCAGTCCTCGTCCAGAGCGCGTCCGTCCTCCCCGTGATTGCGGTACTCGCTCTCTTCTACCTCCTAACGGGGCTGCTCGCGAACGTCATCACGCCCGTCGCGAGCGTCGTCCTGATGATCCCGATCGCGGTCGATACCGCCGAGCGAATCGGCGCGAACGGGCTGGCGTTCCTGCTCGCGGTCATGTTCGCGGGGTCCGCGGCGTTCATGACCCCGATCGGGTACCAGACGAACCTCATGGTGTACGGCCCAGGCGGCTACCGGTTCACGGACTACCTCCGCGTCGGCGGCCCACTCCAGGTACTTACCGCGACCGTCACCACGCTCGGAATCGCGTACTTCTGGGGCGTCACCTGA
- a CDS encoding diacylglycerol kinase family protein: MTDPRRVMVRNPTSGDGKRTRRARAMAEERGWEVLDSEGGEHTVELAAEASVRADTVVACGGDGTLNATLTGVLEAGRLDDVSLGVVPAGTGNDFADNVGIRGVEHAFEVVESGASRALDFATANDRPFLNSCVGGLTAEASARTTPARKRRLGVLAYVLTTMSVSRDFEGLKLQVSIGPDRDPVWAGNALMLLVGNGRRFPGERMRQANMEDGQLNVVIIEDAPTLDYLSRGAADRLLRRNATHLTRVKTSHLHVTHEGSPVQFSLDGEMIEATELAVDSQPGAMEFFVGSTYEPSPAEWSKQPST; this comes from the coding sequence ATGACTGATCCCCGCAGAGTGATGGTCCGGAATCCGACGAGCGGGGACGGGAAGCGAACTCGAAGGGCGCGAGCGATGGCCGAGGAGCGTGGCTGGGAGGTCCTCGACAGCGAGGGTGGCGAGCACACGGTCGAACTCGCGGCCGAGGCGTCTGTGCGTGCGGACACTGTCGTCGCCTGCGGCGGCGACGGCACGCTGAACGCGACGCTCACTGGCGTGCTGGAGGCCGGGCGGCTGGACGACGTCTCGCTGGGCGTCGTTCCGGCCGGGACCGGGAACGACTTCGCCGACAACGTCGGCATCCGCGGCGTCGAGCACGCGTTCGAGGTCGTCGAGTCCGGTGCATCGCGCGCGCTCGACTTCGCGACGGCGAACGACCGGCCGTTCCTGAACTCCTGCGTCGGCGGACTGACCGCCGAAGCGAGTGCGAGGACGACGCCCGCCCGAAAGCGGCGTCTCGGCGTGCTGGCGTACGTTCTCACGACCATGTCGGTCTCCAGGGACTTCGAGGGATTGAAGCTGCAGGTCTCGATCGGCCCGGACCGCGACCCGGTCTGGGCCGGCAACGCGCTGATGCTCCTCGTCGGGAACGGCCGACGATTCCCCGGCGAACGGATGCGGCAGGCGAACATGGAGGACGGCCAGTTGAACGTCGTCATCATCGAGGACGCACCGACGCTCGACTACCTCTCGAGGGGCGCCGCCGACAGACTGCTCCGCCGGAACGCCACGCACCTCACGCGAGTGAAGACGTCTCACCTCCACGTGACTCACGAGGGGTCGCCGGTCCAGTTCAGTCTCGACGGCGAGATGATCGAGGCGACGGAACTCGCGGTCGACAGCCAGCCGGGCGCGATGGAGTTCTTCGTCGGCTCCACCTACGAACCGAGTCCAGCGGAGTGGAGCAAGCAGCCGTCGACGTGA